The stretch of DNA TATGGGCGACCCCGTCCGGATGCCCGTGACGGTCGTGAACGGCGAGCGCCCGGGGCCGACGGCGTTCCTGTCGGCGGCCGCCCACGGCGACGAACTCAACGGCATCGAGGTGGTCCGGGAGGTGGCCCACGAGTGGCCCCACGACGAACTGGCGGGGACGCTGGTCTGTCTCCCTGTGTTGAACGTCCCCGCCTTCCTGGCCCAGGAGCGGTACCTCCCCATCTACGATCGGGACCTGAACCGCTCGTTCCCCGGCGACCCCGGCTCGACGAGCGCCAAGCGGATGGCCCACCGGATCTTCCGGAACTTCCTCGCGCCCTGTGACTTCGGCCTCGATTTCCACACCTCTACCCGAGGCCGGACGAATATGCTGCACGTCCGGGCGGACACGACCGACCCGGCCGTCGAGCGGGTCGCCAACGCGTTCGCGTCGAACGTCATCATCTCCTCGGAGGGGCCGTCCGGATCGCTCCGCCGGGAGACGAGCGACGCCGGGACGCCGACCATCACCGTCGAGATGGGCGAGGCCCACCGCTTCCAGCGGTCGCTCATCGACGCGGCTCTGGACAGCGTCCGGTCGGTCCTCGCGGAGTTCGGGATGCTGGAGACGGAGGTGGTCCGCTGGCCGGGCTGGCGGACGGTCATCGAGAACGGCGACGAGAAGACGTGGATCCGGGCCGACGCCGGCGGGCTCGTCGATATGCACTACCAGCGTGGCGACCTCGTCTACGACGGCGACACCATCTGCACCATCGCGAATCCGTTCAAGACCGAGAGCACGGACGTCAGCGCCCCCTTCACCGGACTGCTCGTCGGCGTCCTGGAGAACCCGCTGGTCTACCCCGGGAACCCGCTCTGTCACCTCGTTCGGCTCGACGCGGACACGCGGCGCGCGCTCGAACGGACGCGAACGGCCGACGTCGCGACGTAGTCCCGGGCCCCGCACGTCTCGGTTCCGGGACCGGTCTCACGAGCGAGACTCCCACGCTCCGGGCCGAAACAGGGTAGTAACTACTATCTGTCCCCGGACTAAGCCAACAGTGTATGAGTCAGTCTTACAATCGCGGCACCGTCGAGGACTTCGGACGGTGGCGGGAGTTCTCCGCCGGTATGTGGGCCTGGATCTTCCACAAGTTCACCGGCTGGGTGCTCGTGGGCTACCTGTTCACCCACATCGCGGTCCTGAGCACCTCGCTGGGCGGTGCGGAGCTCTACACGAGCACGCTGCAGGGACTGGAGGCCCTGCTCGTGGTCCGCTTCCTCGAAATCGGCCTGCTGGCCGTCGCCGTCTTCCACATCCTCAACGGCGTCCGCCTGCTGATGGTCGACCTCGGCGTCGGACTGGAATCG from Haloarcula litorea encodes:
- a CDS encoding succinylglutamate desuccinylase/aspartoacylase family protein, which produces MDEAEPFTYDGGRVDPGEVQNVRYTVSETYMGDPVRMPVTVVNGERPGPTAFLSAAAHGDELNGIEVVREVAHEWPHDELAGTLVCLPVLNVPAFLAQERYLPIYDRDLNRSFPGDPGSTSAKRMAHRIFRNFLAPCDFGLDFHTSTRGRTNMLHVRADTTDPAVERVANAFASNVIISSEGPSGSLRRETSDAGTPTITVEMGEAHRFQRSLIDAALDSVRSVLAEFGMLETEVVRWPGWRTVIENGDEKTWIRADAGGLVDMHYQRGDLVYDGDTICTIANPFKTESTDVSAPFTGLLVGVLENPLVYPGNPLCHLVRLDADTRRALERTRTADVAT
- the sdhC gene encoding succinate dehydrogenase, cytochrome b556 subunit — its product is MSQSYNRGTVEDFGRWREFSAGMWAWIFHKFTGWVLVGYLFTHIAVLSTSLGGAELYTSTLQGLEALLVVRFLEIGLLAVAVFHILNGVRLLMVDLGVGLESQDKSFYASMLLTGAIVVASIPTFLGGPLTA